A genomic window from Silene latifolia isolate original U9 population chromosome Y, ASM4854445v1, whole genome shotgun sequence includes:
- the LOC141627896 gene encoding uncharacterized protein LOC141627896, translating into MKKSLHEIHSLLVQAEKDMGLSDSMRKDALAINVKGNKKFKRNGVQEDVPFTSDSVMIPSEPGSWNVVGKDVIKAIQSVFRSGQLLKQCNNTLITLVPKKNIPDNVLQFGPLPICNTIYKCLSKKAYDYIEWSFVEEMLRALDFPEMMVSLLMQCVTTPSYSIALNGEKMQNFRFHPLCKRIGLTHLCFADDLILFCKGDRASIELMINAFHFFSKASGLKLNKEKSNFYANGVDEGLLKEVEVTTGMCRGSVPFKYLGVTVSPKRLSIGDCTCLVDNVIDRIKGMGTRHLSYAGRVVLIKDVLSTLHNYWGRIFILPKTVIKRIEAVCRDFLWHGREPESSPALVAWERVFGKYVWWIENKEDHLWVKWVHAIYIKGKVWKDYSSPINSSWAWRKICQTKNILKDCIWNQNTGYSIKMGYDWLVPVNPIVTWYPWSLNNWIMPKHGFICWLAAQGHLLTQDRLNMMHISQTNCCYLCGLVPENHDHLFFLFPRPELFALVDKVEMQEFMSKEDSWTDFGCFNISRVDG; encoded by the exons atgaagaAAAGTCTTCATGAGATCCATTctttgcttgtgcaagcagagaaagacatgggattgagtgataGTATGAGGAAGGACGCACTTGCGATCAATGTGAAGGGGAATAAGAAGTTTAAAAGGAATGGAG tacaggaagatgttccttttACGTCTGACTCGGTTATGATTCCTTCTGAACCTGGGAG CTGGAATGTTGTGGGCAAGGATGTGATTAAAGCTATCCAATCTGTTTTTAGAAGTGGTCAGCTCCTCAAGCAGTGCAATAACACTCTTATTACCCTGGTGCCTAAGAAGAACATTCCTGATAATGTATTGCAGTTCGGCCCATTGCCTATTTGTAATACCATTTATAAATGCCTTTCCAAG AAAGCATATGATTATATAGAGTGGTCCTTTGTGGAAGAGATGTTGAGAGCTTTGGATTTCCCTGAGATGATGGTGTCCTTGTTAATGCAATGTGTCACCACCCCTTCATATTCCATAGCTCTAAATGGGGAG AAAATGCAGAATTTCAGATTTCATCCTTTATGTAAGAGAATTGGGCTAACACATCTATGctttgctgatgatttaattCTCTTTTGTAAGGGAGATAGGGCTTCTATTGAGTTGATGATTAATGCCTTTCATTTCTTTTCTAAAGCTTCTGGTCTGAAGCTTAATAAGGAAAAGTCTAACTTCTATGCAAATGGAGTTGATGAGGGCCTTCTTAAAGAAGTTGAGGTTACTACTGGTATGTGTAGGGGGTCTGTTCCTTTTAAGTATCTTGGGGTGACTGTTTCACCCAAGAGACTTTCTATAGGAGATTGTACTTGCCTGGTGGATAATGTAATTGATAGAATTAAGGGCATGGGCACCAGACATCTCTCTTATGCTGGGAGAGTTGTTTTAATTAAGGATGTTCTGAGCACTTTACATAATTATTGGGGTCGTATCTTTATTCTACCAAAGACTGTCATCAAGAGGATTGAAGCAGTCTGTAGGGACTTTTTATGGCATGGCAGAGAACCAGAGAGTAGCCCAGCTCTGGTTGCTTGGGAGAGAGTAT TTGGAAAATATGTTTGGTGGATTGAAAATAAGGAAGATCATTTATGGGTGAAGTGGGTACATGCCATTTATATAAAAGGGAAAGTTTGGAAAGATTATTCTTCACCCATTAATTCAAGTTGGGCTTGGAGGAAAATCTGCCAGACTAAGAATATTTTGAAGGATTGCATTTGGAACCAGAACACTGGCTACTCTATCAAGATGGGGTATGATTGGCTAGTACCTGTTAATCCTATTGTGACATGGTATCCATGGTCTCTGAACAATTGGATCATGCCTAAGCATGGTTTTATTTGTTGGCTTGCTGCTCAGGGGCACCTATTAACTCAAGACAGACTGAACATGATGCATATTAGTCAAACCAATTGCTGTTATCTATGTGGTTTAGTTCCTGAGAACCATGACCACCTCTTCTTTCTCT TTCCCAGACCAGAATTGTTTGCATTGGTGGATAAAGTTGAGATGCAGGAGTTTATGTCAAAAGAAGATAGTTGGACTGATTTTGGCTGCTTTAATATATCACGTGTGGATGGCTAG